The segment tatcataaaatatgacaatattgttttaatacatagtttcatcctgaactaacatatgatgatgttcaaaaaggtttgaagcctttgttgtctccgtttttcaagaaaatagtgattttataatggttattccatcgatttaaagagtattatgaagttttacaaaactaattgataaaaaaattataaggatTCCCATATAACATAAAAAgatcttaaaatatattaatacaaatgtagaatgcggttagaaattttaaaacaatactaaagattataggcttcagtacataaaacatttaccaaaacttcaatattctcgtaggggttaacacatagattttgaaaaaatttcaaaaaaaatgacaatattgttttaatgcatagttgcatcatgcactaatatatgatgatgttcaaagaggtttggagcctttgttgtctctgtttttaagaaaatagggatttatagtggttattccatcgatatagggagtattatgaagttttacaaaattaattgataaaaaaattataacgattctcatataccataaaaaaaagagcttaaaatacattaatacagatgtagaatgtggttagaaattttaaaacaacacaaaagattATAGGGTTCAgtacataaaatatttaccaaaaactcaatattttcgtaggtattaacacatagattttgagaaaatttcaaaaaatatgacaatattattttaatgattaGTTCCCTCctgtactaatatatgatgatggtcaaaaaGGTTTCGAACTttttttgtctccatttctctaaaGAATggtgattttataatggttagtccactaatttagggagtatatgaagttttactaaattaatttataaaaacaattgaacgatgctcatttatcATGAAAGAGAAttttaaatacattaatacaaaggtagaatatggttagaaattttataacagcactaaagattataggcttcaatacataaaatatttaccaaaaattaaatattttcgtagggattaACACATAGACTTTgagaatatttcaaaaaatacgacaatattgtttaatgcatagttgcatccttcactaacattttATTATGTTCAAAGAGGCTTGAAGCCTTTGAAGTCtatgtttttcaagaaaatagagatcttatagtggttattccatggatttaaggaatattatgaagtttgactaaattaattgataaaaaaattataacgattctcatataccatgaaaaacagcttaaaatacattaatacatatgtagaatgtggttagaaattttaaaacaacactaaagattataggctttagtatataaaacatttacaaaaactcaatattttcgtaggggttagttaacacatagattttgagaaattttcaaaaatatgacaatattgttttaatgtatagttgtcttatgtactaatatatgataatgttcaaagaggtttggaacctttttgtctctatttctctagagaatagtgattttataatggttattccattaaattagggagtatatgaagttttactaaactaatttataaaaacaattgaacgatgctcatttaccatgaaagagattttagtatacattaatacaaatgtagaatatggttagaaattttaaaacaacacttaaaattataggcttcagtatgtaaagtatttaccaaaaactcaatattttcgtagaggttgttaacacatagactttgaaaaaatttcaaaaaatacgacaatattgTTAGTTGCATCTTgcaactaacatatgatgatgtttaaagaggtttgaagtctttattgtctccgtttttcaagaaaattgattttataatggttattccatcgatttagagagtattatgaagttttactaaattaactggaaaagaaaattatatgcTTGATTGAACATTTATTGGTATAATTGTACTTGCATATACATATATCCCTACCATAACTATATTTTGTATACCAAAGTGTTTTAAGTAGAAAGGTTTATAACTTGGAAAAGCATAATATATACGATAATAATTCAATTAAGTTACAAGTTGGGGCAAATATCTTCTAAAAAGGCCGTCATAATAGATTCAACAGGCAGCATAATGATAAAATGGTAGGCCCAAATAAAACCCAGTGGATACGTGTAAGAATAAGTTCCTCGACAACCTTACCTGCTTTGTGTTTTGTCGGCTTCTGAAGGTATGATGTGAGTGAGGTCATCTTCGGCGGTAACGGCGCAGATATTTTCCACTAAACTTCCAATAAAACCCCTTTGTTTTGTACCTCTCGCTGCAACATGGAGGGGGTATATTCGTATAAGGGGAGTAACAAATGGAGGTTCGAACGAAAAGAAGATGACGTGCCACGTGTCACTTTATTGACCCCCCTTTCCTCTCCTTCCGCATATGGCCACTGTGGACTTTCCCGCTTCATCAGTCGATtaatgctctctctctctggtcCGAAGATTATTCGAAtacctctcttcttcttcttcgtttacTCCGCTAGCTATCCGTCCATGGAAGAAGCAGCTTGAAGATTACATCTCCCTTgagtttcttctttctttttgtttggaCTGAGCATGGCTATCGGTGGCTTGATTTCAAACAGGAACTTCGGTTCCTTCATCGGTTCAGGTATctttgttttgtctcttctcatgTTTTAGCTTTGCCTGAAAGTGCATTTTTAATGGAAGATTACGCTGGACGAGTAGTAGTGTTATAATAATCTAAGAGGGTTTATCagattaccttttttttttgcttagagGGTTTATCAGATTATGTTAGCAAATTATCTTTGTTACATGAGTACTGGATAGCGATTTATCATTAGCGTTGGTTTTACTGTTTTAGTACatttttctcttctctctgtatTACAAAGAGTGAAGAAAGACTATTCAACTTCACCTTGATCTACTGATATTCAAGTCTCTTGTGCCAACATTCACAAACCCAATTTCTCTAATGTTTCTATGCTTAATTAGGCAATGGTTTTCACAACCAAAGAGGTATACATAGCGCAGAGATTTCCAACAGAGCCATGTTCCGTTATGGTATTGTCCCATCATATACTTTGTTGATGCCTCCTCGTCTACGTTATTACAAAATTTGTGATAAATAATTCTTCTTTTATTGTAGCATTGTGCCGTAATCATCATCAACCAAGGAAGACTTTATCTCTGCAAGCTAGTTTACAGCATGACCTGGTGGTACATAGGACAAGTTTTGGATGTTTCCTTCAACCAGGAAACTTGGAGCATCGTAGTCTCAGGTTTAAGAACAGTAACAAAAACACATCTCGTCCCTACTACAAATCATCAGAGGAGTCCGATATCACAGAAGAAGTTGTAGACTCACTGTCATCAGCTGATGGGTCAGCTGAAGCTATTTTAGTCCAAGGAAATCAACAGAACGCATCCCCATGGTGGAAGCAGTTCCCTAGGCGCTGGGTCATCGTTCTCTTATGCTTTGCTTCCTTCCTTCTTTGCAATATGGACCGTGTAAGTGTATATGCTTCTTATTTTCTGcatattttaactaaatctGCTTTGTTTTACTTAATGAGATAGATGGGTTTGTGGGCAGGTGAACATGAGCATTGCAATTCTTCCCATGTCTCAACAATATAACTGGAACAGTGCTACTGTTGGCTTGATTCAGTCCTCTTTCTTCTGGGGCTATTTACTTACTCAGGTTCTTGTTCAAACACTCATGTCATATTCTTACACAACTCAACCTTTTAGACTGAACCATGATGGTCATCCTCTCTTGAGTATAGATTCTGGGAGGTATCTGGGCAGATAAGTATGGAGGGAAGGTGGTTTTAGGTTTTGGTGTTGTCTGGTGGTCCATTGCCACGGTCATGACACCTATTGCTGCCAAACTCGGTCTCCCCTTTCTACTTGTCGTGCGGGCCTTCATGGGCATTGGCGAGGTTTGGCCTCTTCTGTACTTTCCTCTTCTTAATATAGTTGGGCTCAGACCTGTACAATTGTTCTCACTGGCTACTTTTTGATACCTCTAGGGTGTTGCTATGCCTGCGATGAACAACATGCTTTCTAAATGGATCCCTGTCTCAGAGAGAAGCAGATCGCTTGCACTTGTCTATAGTGGCATGTACCTCGGTTCCGTTACAGGACTTGGATTCTCTCCTATGCTAATCCAAAAATTTGGATGGCCATCTGTTTTCTATTCGTTTGGCTCCCTTGGAAGTATATGGTTCCTGCTTTGGCTTAAATATGTATGAACTCTTCTCCAATGACATGAGAGCAAAGATTCGGATATCTacaaaaaaactataaacactTTTTTTCTGTTTCCTCCTCAGGCGTATAGCTCTCCCAAAGATGACCCTGAGCTaagtgaagaagaaaagaagatcaTACTCGGAGGTAGCAAACCAAGGGAACCTGTTACAGTCATTCCATGGAAGCTGATTCTGTCTAAGCCCCCTGTCTGGGCTCTCATAATCTCCCACTTCTGCCATAATTGGGGAACGTTCATACTCTTGACATGGATGCCCACTTATTACAATCAGGCATGTACTCCCAACTTCACATATGGTTAAATCcttttttacaaacaaaaataaaaaagaataattTCAATTGATCACATTTTGCCAGGTCTTGAAGTTCAACCTGACTGAGTCAGGGCTCCTATGCGTCTTACCATGGTTTACCATGGCTGTATTGGCTAATGTTGGAGGTTGGATTGCTGATACTCTTGTGAGCAGAGGTCTTTCTATTACATCCGTTCGGAAGGCAAGACATACATTCTTGCATTTTTACATGTCTTTTCACAACACTTGTTCTCTCATCTCTCAATCTCATAAAACTCTCTTCACTGGTGTGTCAGATCATGCAATCAATTGGTTTTCTGGGTCCTGCCTTCTTCCTCACTCAGCTTAGCCGTGTCAAAACTCCAGCAATGGCCGTTCTCTGCATGGCTTGCAGTCAGGTATGCCATCATCATAATAATTATTCAAAAGAGCAATGATGCCATTTTTAGACTTGTACAGCTGCCGACATAAGATTATTCTTCTAATAGTAGTACAACTATAAATTGAACGTAACATAAATGCAATGTCTGACACTTGTCTCACTTAAGAACCATTCAAAAGTGAAATACAGCTCTGACATAAAGACTTACGTTGTCCCCAACAGGGCGCTGATGCCTTCTCTCAGTCGGGTCTCTACTCTAATCATCAAGACATTGGCCCACGCTACGCTGTGAGTTAACATTAAGTTCACCAAACACCTATAAACTTGAAAATGATATGTTTTCATTGCAATAACTATGTCGACGTGAATCATTCCAGGGTGTACTGTTAGGACTTTCAAACACAGCAGGAGTCCTCGCTGGTGTCTTTGGCACTGCTGCCACTGGCTACATCCTCCAACGAGGTAACTCTATTTTCACATTCTTCCCATCCACAGAGATTTATGTACACAATATTATCCCAAGTGGAGCATGTATCTTTGCTTCTTTAAATTCCACTATATATATAGCATTTTTTTACCTCAAATGTATAGGTTCATGGGACGATGTGTTCAAAGTAGCAGTTGGACTGTATTTAATTGGAACTCTGGTCTGGAACTTGTTCGCAACCGGAGAGAAAGTTCTCGACTAGCTGCAGCAAAATGGTGTGAAGAAAGCCTttatatctgtttttttttctctgcttTAGATCAAAATGCGAAGTTATTCGCTGCTCTGTTTCATAAGGTAACAACAagttaaaaatgtattttttaattttatttttggaactcTTTTAAAGCTTACAATATTGTCggagaacagaacagaacagaacagagcAAGAGTCAAAATGTAAAAGCTTTTACAACagaggaaaacaaaaacaaacgaAAGTAGTATTACCTTACAAATATCATATCACACACAACCAAACCAATTTCTTTCGACTTTTACCACCTTTCgtaatcacaaaacccaaacgTAAATTGTAtgtatttagtaaatatatattaaaaatattattattaacc is part of the Brassica rapa cultivar Chiifu-401-42 chromosome A09, CAAS_Brap_v3.01, whole genome shotgun sequence genome and harbors:
- the LOC103836924 gene encoding ascorbate transporter, chloroplastic, which translates into the protein MAIGGLISNRNFGSFIGSGNGFHNQRGIHSAEISNRAMFRYALCRNHHQPRKTLSLQASLQHDLVVHRTSFGCFLQPGNLEHRSLRFKNSNKNTSRPYYKSSEESDITEEVVDSLSSADGSAEAILVQGNQQNASPWWKQFPRRWVIVLLCFASFLLCNMDRVNMSIAILPMSQQYNWNSATVGLIQSSFFWGYLLTQILGGIWADKYGGKVVLGFGVVWWSIATVMTPIAAKLGLPFLLVVRAFMGIGEGVAMPAMNNMLSKWIPVSERSRSLALVYSGMYLGSVTGLGFSPMLIQKFGWPSVFYSFGSLGSIWFLLWLKYAYSSPKDDPELSEEEKKIILGGSKPREPVTVIPWKLILSKPPVWALIISHFCHNWGTFILLTWMPTYYNQVLKFNLTESGLLCVLPWFTMAVLANVGGWIADTLVSRGLSITSVRKIMQSIGFLGPAFFLTQLSRVKTPAMAVLCMACSQGADAFSQSGLYSNHQDIGPRYAGVLLGLSNTAGVLAGVFGTAATGYILQRGSWDDVFKVAVGLYLIGTLVWNLFATGEKVLD